In the genome of Hevea brasiliensis isolate MT/VB/25A 57/8 chromosome 14, ASM3005281v1, whole genome shotgun sequence, the window tgaatcaattgatctagagagagagagaggtggagaTTTAGGGTTTTTCAGTAGGTTTTCTGCGTTACCTCAGAGACGGACTCGTCGAGAATGTGCTTGATAGAGTGGTGATCTAAAAGATTGGCCTTCTTTGGGTTCTTGTTTGCCATCTCTGGTTTCTTTTCTTGCATTTGATAGCAGATGACGAGAGATTTGGCAGCGAGTCTTTGTCTGTGCTTGCAAGTGAAGGGCGAACTTTCATTTCCTTTACGGAGGTCTTGTCGGGTCAGCGGGAGATAAACGACGCCGTTCCTGCTTAGTCGATGCTATTGCACGAAAACTGAACCCAAGAAATCTAAttcgaaattttaatttttcaatttaattttaattacaattttaaaaaaataacttttttattcaattaactcaataaaaaaattaaatcaattgaatcGAGTTAGAAATATCAAGTATCTTGCTCACAAAAAgcgttattaaattaaattatcctTCTCTCTAGATTTTTAGGAAGAGAtattctccttctttcttctttgcattttttttctttctttactaGGACATAGGTCCTTTGCTCTATCACTTAGCGATTTTTCTCTGCCCCTCCAGGCAGAAAAGGTTAACTTCATCGACCCAGCGAATGGGTTTCCTCTCCAACGCTAGGTCCGAATATaaatagtttttatttatttttaattcttgaaCAGTGTAGCCAACTTTGTATGGCAGAGGGATCTTTTTTCGTAGTTGCCTTGTTTGTTGCTTTGTGTGTCTTCTTTTTCTGTGTTGTGTGTAAGTGGTTTTACAAGTTTTCTCGGCGACTAGTGATTAGTCATCTCGGAGACGCTCACGACGCTAACGAATGATGTTTGTGTTGGCTTCCCAATCCCTAAAAAGTTATAAGAGAGTGAGATTGTCAAAGCTCTACCAAGCCATACTCATCCACCTCTCCATGGTTATGGGTTTTCCTTGCTTGGCTTATGGGTCTTGCAAGTTGCAACCTTATTTGAGCTACCCACCAGGTTTTCTTTCTCTTAGGTCGAACAGTCGTGACACCTAGAATTTTTTTTGTTAAGCTTCTTTTGGGTGGGTGTAGCGTATTTGCTTTGCTCATTATTTCGTTTCAATCTCAATTGTGGGGCTTCTAATTCCTACATCCTTACTTAAGCTACCCACCGGATTTCTCCTCTTGGGTTGAATAATCTGACACCTAGGGTTTTTTGTTGGGCTTTGGCCTTTTCTTTTGGATGGGTGTAGCCTATTTGCGCAGGACCTTAATTTATTTTCCAAGCCATAGTTCTTACCCTTGGATTTCGTTGGTGAGCCCATGGACCTTGTTGTTGGAGTTAGGTTTGGTTTTATAGATTTTTGGATCTAATTGGATCTGTCTATAATTGTATTGGCCTCCAAGTCTCTTAACTTGCTAATGGAATCTTTTTCTTTCGAAAATAAAGAAATCCTTTGCTTGCTGCCTCGTTTCAATCTCAGCTCCCAGTCTTTGCCTACTGAAACACCATGCCCTCTTTCTTAGACTCTCACCTTGCCTTTATCCCTCCCTCTCTCACCTCACATATCAGTTTTCTTTCACCTCACACGTAGGCTGTGAGGCTttgtttttatgatttttttttattcactCGTTTCTCTTCAATCACAAGTTTTGGCAACTTAAAATCTATTTGGCATTATCATAAGAACTCCAAAATAACTAAAATTGCTTTTTTATTTCAACACTTATAATGGTGCTTTTCTACAAAGTAACTTTTTAGCCTCGCCAACTACAACCCCAAACAGTCTTAAAGATACAACGAAGGGTACCTTGGATATGCTCCATTAAAAAGCCAATAGCATTTGGTACTTAGGATATGCTCCATTAAAAAGCCAATAGCATTTGGTACTTAGGATATGCTCCATTGAAGGGTACAAGAAGAAAATTTAACGTTGAAATATTACAGTGTTCTACAAATGGATAAGTTGTCATTGAAACCATAATCTTTTTGCTGCTTGATAACAGTTAACAGACATTGTGCTTACAGTTTACATGAAACATCCATGAAGTAAAGGGCCTTCAAATGGATTAAGTGGGTATACAGAAAACATTAATCCATATGCAAATCCTAAGACATCCCTCTTATTTCAAGGAACATGCGTTAAAATGCTGGCatcaatttttaattaaactttgaCTAAGTAACTTCAAAGAAACAATAAGGCTGGAAGTAGAGAAGCAGATATTAAGTTGTGATCAAGGAGGCTTTGATCTCACTGTATTCGCGCCTCCCTTAGTAAGCAATAATCGAGCACCCCTGACAAGTTCTTCCTTAACCATGAACAAAACAGCAGCTGCAAGAACACTTTGTACGATTTTCGTGCTCATACCTTTGTAAAAGCCATAGAACCCTTCACAGTGAATCATCTTGAGGATAGCATCCAAAGTACCTAAGTTGAAGGAAGGGGGAAAAAATCATCATATAGATGCgttaaagaattttaaaattttggaaaATAGAATCAATCAGTGAATCACAGATAATGCTTTCATATCTTTGCATGAGAAGTGAACAATGCACAGATACAACATGTTGTTATTGCATCTTTGTTCTAGTAAATTTCTAATAGAAAAGGACTATTAGAAGGAAAATACAATCAGTAGATGGTTGCATATCCCTGTCTACCATGCAAAAGTTAAGACTTTTAAGGCCAACCTGGAAACTTGTACTTCCATTCATAATATTTAAAGTTCATCAAAATATTTCAAACCTTCATAATGGTGCCTTCTGTCTCCAGTTTTAATCTGTTTTGCTTGAAGCCTCGACTGCCAGAGTGAACAAGTTAATTAGGAAGCTAGAACAGTAACCACAGCAATAATAAAACAGATATAAATCTTTCTATATAGGTCTACAAGGTTTTCACAACTAAATCGATGACATTTGTTGTAATGTTCCTATTAATTTTTCTACATCTCTCCCAGTACCAAATACACCTCAGCCAACGCTTGTGATATGAAAATTTAATCATGTCCTTCTATCCTGCCACTTCCAAGCATAGATTTTTGCTTATTTTGTTTTCTACTAATATTTCATTTGATAGCAAgacctgatgcttttaagtgaTTCCCAAAGCTATATTTAGCTCTTTGCTTGTCTCATTTATGCCaagattttttttcaaaatagggATGAGGGTTTATAACTCAAGTAAAGCTTTTTGCGTGCTCAAGGACCTATTACCATCTTTTCACTCCAAAAACGTCGCTTCTGCAAATAAAGATTGCATTGCTAGATAAGTATTTTATGCACCTTTACAACAAGAAGAGGATATGTTACAACAGTAGCTCCAAGCTTTGCCAATGCTCCAAGAAGAAATATCTAGCAAAATAAGGCAATTAATGTAACTATTAAAAAAAGccaaaaaaatcaaattgacgGGCAGCGCCATGTAAATATTTGAATAGGAGCTTTAAGAATAGAAAACTAATAGAAAGTTCTGGAGCTGAAGACTTGGGGAATTAAAGAAAAAGTAAACCTCCAAAGCAGTGACCCCATTGTTGCCCTTCTTACTCAAGGCACGTTGTTTCTTGAGCTTCTTCATCATGGTTTCATATAGCATGAATTGTATGGAAGGGTTGCTCACCTATTGAGCAAATTGCAGGACAATCAGTAATAATCCTTGGCAGATTTAAGAGTCAATCATCACTTACCATGATCAATGTTGGGAATACGCCTTTCCAAAAGCCCCAAACTCCAGCTTCATCATAGACCTCTAGAATCTGTATAATTTTTTCTTCCATTAAAAACCATAAAGAGAAAGCTCTAGCAGTGTTAATCACAGAAACAAGGTAATACACTTAAACCACAAACACACTGTTTTTACAGGAAAGCTATGTGACAAGGCTATCCAAGTTCCAAAAATTTCCAAAACAAAACATTCAAGAAAATTAGCTTTCATAGTATTGCCTTCAGAAGAAAATTCTCTGAACCTCATGCAGTTATGTCATGAGCAGATTACATAAGAACCATAAAAATGAACATTTGACTGAACCTACCGCACGGTTAGTTCCAAAAGGAGGAGGCTCAGTTGCATCTAGAAAAGTTTCATCTGTAGCAACCGACAATGAA includes:
- the LOC110640968 gene encoding peroxisomal nicotinamide adenine dinucleotide carrier; translated protein: MSDALINGLAGAGGGIIAQLITYPLQTVNTRQQTDRDPKKEKRKLSTVEQICQVVKHEGWERLYGGLVPSLVGTAASQGVYYYFYQIFRDKAEAIALKHKRKGFGDGSVGMFSSLVVAALSGCVNVLLTNPIWVVVTRMQTHTKVSKKSQPSNSLSVATDETFLDATEPPPFGTNRAILEVYDEAGVWGFWKGVFPTLIMVSNPSIQFMLYETMMKKLKKQRALSKKGNNGVTALEIFLLGALAKLGATVVTYPLLVVKSRLQAKQIKTGDRRHHYEGTLDAILKMIHCEGFYGFYKGMSTKIVQSVLAAAVLFMVKEELVRGARLLLTKGGANTVRSKPP